A single window of Granulicella cerasi DNA harbors:
- a CDS encoding MFS transporter, with amino-acid sequence MPVTASSEPTLVSPSTLPTDVHATTAVKPEPWFGAFLAGLSGWTLDAFDFFLVVLSLTAIGREFHQDVKHMIMASSATLLLRPIGAFLFGGISDRYGRKLPLVINLCLFSVVEMMTGFAHTFTQFIVIRALFGVVMGGQWGIGVSLAMEKVPTRYRGVLSGLLQQGYAIGFLLAAAAYFFLPQTHGWRPLFFVGSLPALASALFVALRVKESKTWQQNRSGSFGDLGRAVASHWKLLVYFTLFMMAMHMSSHGTQDMYPTFLEKDWGIVGKQKAALSAISMVGAILGGLSIGWISDRVGRKRAMIGALVGGIVMVPLWSHAHTLPLLVLGAVLMQFCVQGAWGVVPAHVAELSPDSVRGTLPGLGNQIGVALSGAVTVFEAAFATKGRSYATSMAMTAAAVFALAILMVFVGRERRSVELGK; translated from the coding sequence GTGCCTGTGACCGCTTCTTCCGAACCTACTCTTGTGTCGCCCTCGACGCTGCCGACTGACGTTCATGCCACGACCGCTGTGAAGCCGGAGCCGTGGTTCGGAGCCTTTCTAGCCGGCCTCTCTGGCTGGACGCTCGACGCCTTCGACTTCTTTTTAGTGGTGCTTTCGCTCACGGCGATCGGCCGCGAGTTCCACCAGGACGTGAAGCACATGATCATGGCCTCGTCGGCCACGCTGCTGCTCCGTCCGATTGGCGCGTTCCTCTTCGGCGGCATCTCGGACCGCTATGGCCGCAAGCTGCCGCTGGTCATCAACCTCTGCCTCTTCTCGGTGGTGGAGATGATGACCGGCTTCGCGCATACGTTTACGCAGTTCATCGTCATCCGCGCGCTCTTCGGTGTGGTGATGGGCGGGCAGTGGGGCATCGGCGTCTCGCTGGCGATGGAGAAGGTGCCGACGCGCTATCGCGGCGTGCTGAGCGGCCTGCTGCAGCAGGGCTATGCCATCGGCTTCCTGCTCGCGGCGGCGGCGTACTTCTTCCTGCCGCAGACGCATGGCTGGCGTCCACTGTTTTTTGTGGGCAGCCTCCCGGCGCTGGCCTCGGCGCTCTTTGTGGCGCTGCGGGTGAAGGAGTCGAAGACGTGGCAGCAGAACCGCTCGGGGAGCTTCGGCGATCTGGGCCGTGCGGTGGCTTCGCACTGGAAGCTGCTGGTCTACTTCACGCTCTTCATGATGGCGATGCACATGAGCTCGCACGGCACGCAGGACATGTACCCGACCTTCCTCGAGAAGGACTGGGGCATCGTGGGCAAGCAAAAGGCGGCGCTCTCGGCGATTTCGATGGTGGGCGCGATTCTCGGCGGGCTGTCGATCGGTTGGATTTCGGACCGCGTGGGCCGCAAGCGCGCGATGATTGGCGCGCTGGTCGGCGGCATCGTGATGGTGCCGCTGTGGTCGCATGCGCACACGCTGCCGCTGCTGGTGCTGGGCGCGGTGCTGATGCAGTTCTGTGTGCAGGGCGCGTGGGGAGTGGTGCCGGCGCATGTGGCGGAGCTGAGCCCGGACAGCGTGCGCGGCACGTTGCCCGGGCTGGGCAACCAGATCGGTGTGGCGCTTTCGGGCGCGGTCACGGTGTTTGAGGCGGCGTTTGCCACGAAGGGCCGCAGCTACGCGACCTCGATGG
- a CDS encoding winged helix-turn-helix domain-containing protein yields the protein MIEISDTNRSDARGPQPAPDAGARRVFVFAGFVLDPANRLLLREGQQVTLPGRAFDLLVCLVSRPGELWTKEELLAQVWEGSFVEESNLTVAVSTLRRALGEAPQERKLIQTVARQGYRFVAEVSEEERAPRRPQTPPTPVEEPVVAQVVAHDPFAAEQTAAPTVPPAAVVPARSELRWPLLITYVFLLAGLAGGAWWLLAPRTPLRSLAVLPVSSDGRGPDEIARLGVTDALVQRLEGQLIVRPTSAVLRYSVPGAPDAVAAGREQSVDAVLAGTVSADGPQYRLRLRLIRTRDGLTLWQDSFRGASLAETESLAGAAVAHELHHLGTTAPPKAEPTPDTARAQANNPAWQLYQRGRYFWNLRTPDGLHRATGLFRQAIDADPNFAPAYSGLADSYALLASFSVEPGSQANADARSAALSAIQLDPKLAEPHASLGMILFFTDWNLTGAEREFAKSMELNPNYATAHHWYALDLAAMGRFPQALYEVRLAQKLDPLSLIIGTNVGWIEYLSRDNAAARQELGKVLEMDPNFVRAHTRLGMVELTGGSPTLAVAEFRKALAVDAHPDPYVEGLLGDALAASGDKSSAEKVLADLRTRGEGSYVPPISRALVLIGLGRKAEAMAELSRAADDHSTSMVYLRVDPTLDALRGEPGFAALAGRLK from the coding sequence ATGATCGAGATTTCTGACACGAACCGAAGCGACGCGCGGGGGCCACAACCGGCCCCGGACGCAGGCGCTCGGCGTGTCTTCGTCTTTGCAGGCTTCGTGCTGGACCCGGCGAATCGGCTGCTGCTCCGCGAAGGGCAGCAGGTCACGCTGCCGGGGCGCGCGTTTGATCTGCTGGTTTGCCTGGTCAGCCGGCCCGGCGAGCTTTGGACGAAGGAAGAGCTGCTGGCGCAGGTGTGGGAGGGCTCGTTCGTCGAAGAGTCGAACCTGACGGTGGCGGTGTCGACGCTTCGTCGCGCCCTCGGCGAGGCCCCGCAGGAGCGGAAGCTGATTCAGACGGTCGCGCGGCAGGGATATCGCTTCGTCGCCGAGGTGAGCGAGGAAGAGCGCGCGCCGCGCCGACCGCAGACCCCTCCGACTCCCGTAGAAGAGCCGGTTGTCGCGCAAGTGGTGGCCCATGACCCCTTTGCGGCTGAACAGACGGCAGCGCCAACGGTTCCGCCCGCTGCGGTCGTTCCCGCGCGCTCAGAGCTGCGCTGGCCTCTGCTGATCACCTATGTGTTTCTTTTAGCAGGGCTTGCGGGCGGGGCCTGGTGGCTCCTGGCGCCGCGTACGCCGCTGCGATCGCTGGCGGTGCTGCCGGTGTCGAGCGACGGCCGTGGGCCGGATGAGATCGCTCGCCTGGGCGTGACGGACGCGTTGGTGCAGCGGTTGGAAGGGCAGCTGATCGTGCGACCGACCTCGGCGGTGCTCCGGTACTCCGTGCCGGGAGCGCCCGATGCGGTCGCCGCCGGGCGCGAGCAGTCGGTGGATGCTGTGCTTGCCGGAACGGTTTCGGCGGATGGCCCTCAATATAGGTTGCGGCTGCGGTTGATCCGCACACGCGACGGGTTGACGTTGTGGCAGGACAGCTTCCGCGGCGCTTCGCTGGCGGAGACCGAGTCGCTGGCTGGCGCGGCGGTGGCGCATGAGCTGCATCATCTCGGGACCACGGCTCCTCCGAAGGCCGAGCCCACGCCGGACACGGCGCGCGCGCAGGCGAACAACCCGGCGTGGCAGCTCTATCAGCGGGGGCGCTACTTCTGGAACCTCCGCACCCCCGACGGCCTGCACCGCGCGACCGGACTCTTTCGCCAGGCGATCGACGCCGATCCGAACTTTGCCCCGGCTTACAGCGGTTTGGCGGACTCTTACGCGCTTTTAGCGAGTTTTTCGGTGGAACCGGGGTCGCAGGCCAACGCGGACGCCCGGTCGGCGGCGCTGTCGGCGATCCAGCTTGACCCCAAACTTGCCGAGCCGCACGCGTCGCTCGGCATGATCCTCTTCTTCACAGACTGGAACCTGACCGGGGCAGAGCGCGAGTTCGCCAAATCAATGGAGCTGAACCCGAACTACGCGACGGCGCACCACTGGTACGCGCTGGACCTGGCGGCGATGGGGCGGTTTCCGCAGGCGCTCTATGAGGTGCGACTGGCGCAGAAGCTCGACCCGCTTTCGTTGATCATCGGCACGAACGTGGGTTGGATCGAGTACCTTTCGCGCGACAACGCCGCTGCCCGGCAGGAGCTCGGCAAGGTGCTGGAGATGGACCCCAACTTCGTCCGCGCGCACACACGGCTGGGCATGGTGGAGTTGACCGGCGGCAGCCCAACGCTGGCTGTGGCGGAGTTCCGCAAGGCACTCGCGGTGGACGCTCATCCTGACCCCTACGTCGAGGGCCTGCTGGGAGACGCGTTGGCGGCTTCGGGCGATAAGTCCTCTGCGGAGAAGGTGTTAGCTGACCTTCGCACGCGCGGGGAGGGCTCGTATGTGCCACCCATCAGCCGCGCGCTGGTGCTGATCGGCCTCGGTCGCAAGGCGGAGGCGATGGCGGAGCTTTCGCGAGCTGCCGACGACCACTCGACCTCGATGGTGTACCTGCGGGTAGACCCGACGCTCGACGCTCTGCGCGGCGAGCCGGGGTTCGCGGCGCTGGCGGGTCGGCTGAAGTAG
- a CDS encoding ABC transporter permease: MPPVTDTFERTLASARTTVAFRETLRLAYDSFLASKVRFLLTMLGMVIGSASVILVATLGLTGRQYALNMIASIGPNMVEMQYNGGTVAGPNNVATPDLMTREDMTAVLDQVPGITASSPMLEIHDRVSLGNGLAQDAMLLGVSSQYKEVRNLKTISGRFFDDQDEATHAKVAVIVKSLAEKMYGSSSAAIGHTITFSGIPFTIIGVFKESIETFGMSEVSDSTILIPYAVARYFTGTDTLKQIFFSVPNASDVEPAANKILSVIKKRHRPTSVYVAFTLTQVLTVMGSIATMLTIVLTLASAITLVVSGVGIMNSMLANVQSRIREIGIRKALGATSNEIRLQFLTESIFMSLAGGVVGTVIGLALPLSVGLLTDYTIPQSPWPAVIALCTSILVGVIFGTLPAERAARLDPVTTLKYE; the protein is encoded by the coding sequence ATGCCGCCCGTCACCGACACCTTCGAACGTACCCTTGCCAGCGCACGCACCACCGTCGCCTTCCGCGAGACGCTGCGACTTGCGTATGACAGCTTTCTCGCCAGCAAGGTCCGCTTCCTGCTGACGATGCTCGGCATGGTCATCGGCTCGGCCTCGGTCATTCTCGTGGCGACGCTCGGCCTTACCGGTCGGCAGTACGCGCTGAACATGATCGCCTCCATCGGCCCGAACATGGTGGAGATGCAGTACAACGGCGGCACCGTCGCCGGCCCGAACAACGTGGCCACGCCCGACCTGATGACCCGCGAAGATATGACTGCGGTGCTCGATCAGGTGCCGGGCATCACGGCCAGCTCGCCGATGCTTGAGATCCACGATCGCGTCTCGCTCGGCAACGGCCTCGCGCAAGACGCGATGCTGCTCGGCGTCAGCTCTCAGTACAAAGAGGTACGGAACCTCAAGACCATCTCCGGCCGCTTCTTCGACGATCAGGACGAGGCCACGCACGCCAAGGTCGCCGTCATCGTGAAGTCGCTCGCCGAGAAGATGTACGGTTCGTCGAGCGCGGCCATCGGCCACACCATCACCTTCTCGGGCATCCCCTTCACCATCATCGGGGTCTTCAAGGAAAGCATCGAAACCTTCGGCATGAGCGAAGTTTCGGACTCCACCATCCTGATTCCCTACGCCGTCGCGCGCTACTTCACCGGCACCGACACGCTGAAGCAGATCTTCTTCTCCGTGCCGAACGCGTCGGACGTCGAGCCGGCCGCGAACAAGATTCTGAGCGTCATCAAGAAGCGCCATCGCCCCACCTCGGTCTACGTCGCGTTTACGCTGACGCAGGTGCTCACCGTCATGGGCAGCATCGCCACCATGCTGACGATCGTGCTGACGCTCGCCTCGGCGATCACGCTGGTCGTCTCGGGCGTGGGCATCATGAACTCCATGCTGGCGAACGTGCAGTCGCGCATCCGCGAAATCGGCATCCGCAAGGCGCTCGGCGCGACCTCGAACGAAATCCGCCTGCAGTTCCTCACGGAAAGCATCTTCATGTCGCTGGCGGGCGGCGTGGTGGGCACGGTGATCGGCCTCGCGCTTCCGCTGAGCGTCGGCTTGCTCACGGACTACACGATTCCGCAGTCGCCCTGGCCTGCGGTCATCGCTCTCTGCACGAGCATTCTGGTCGGCGTTATCTTCGGCACCCTGCCCGCCGAGCGCGCTGCCCGTCTGGACCCGGTAACCACGCTCAAGTACGAGTAA
- a CDS encoding SurA N-terminal domain-containing protein → MRKFLRTTSVVLVTSLALFAGCKKGPSDGVVATVNGKPILQTDMDKIYDAQLASNPQQQNPSADQAESLKLNILHELIVEEIVEQRAAKLNLTATDAEVDAKLAEMKAPYTEEQFQARLKASNRTLDDVKHDLRRSLTIDKLLNKEINSKITVTDGEVSTYYAAHKAEYNLLENQYHLAQIQVTAQGAAQSGNLQNSKASSEDEARRKIQAIKTRIDAGEDFGSLAVNFSERPDTAPNGGDMGFVPESQMKGDPATYNAIMKLKAGETTEILTMLDAKSMKPAGYAIYKLIAKESAGQRELGDPRVQQAIRQQLHDSRSQLLKSAYFEMLRDQSKVQNFYAEQVFKDTAK, encoded by the coding sequence ATGCGCAAATTTCTTCGCACCACCTCGGTCGTCCTCGTTACTTCGCTCGCTCTCTTTGCCGGATGCAAGAAGGGCCCCAGCGACGGTGTTGTCGCTACGGTGAATGGCAAGCCCATCCTGCAGACCGACATGGATAAGATCTACGACGCGCAGCTTGCGTCGAACCCGCAGCAGCAGAACCCCTCCGCCGATCAGGCTGAGTCGCTGAAGCTGAACATTCTGCACGAGCTCATCGTTGAAGAGATCGTCGAGCAGCGCGCGGCGAAGCTGAACCTCACCGCGACGGATGCTGAAGTCGACGCGAAGCTTGCGGAGATGAAGGCCCCTTACACCGAGGAGCAGTTCCAGGCGCGCCTCAAGGCCTCCAACCGTACGCTCGACGACGTGAAGCATGACCTGCGTCGCTCGCTCACCATCGACAAGCTGCTGAACAAGGAGATCAACTCCAAGATCACAGTGACCGACGGCGAGGTTTCGACCTACTATGCCGCGCACAAGGCCGAGTACAACCTGCTCGAGAACCAGTACCACCTCGCACAGATCCAGGTGACCGCACAGGGCGCAGCGCAGAGCGGCAACCTGCAGAACTCGAAGGCCTCGAGCGAAGACGAAGCACGTCGTAAGATTCAGGCGATCAAGACGCGCATCGATGCCGGTGAAGACTTCGGCTCGCTGGCGGTCAACTTCTCCGAGCGCCCCGACACCGCGCCCAACGGCGGCGACATGGGCTTCGTTCCCGAGTCGCAGATGAAGGGCGACCCCGCGACCTACAACGCGATCATGAAGCTGAAGGCCGGCGAGACCACCGAGATCCTCACGATGCTCGATGCGAAGTCGATGAAGCCCGCAGGCTACGCGATCTACAAGCTGATTGCGAAGGAGTCCGCAGGTCAGCGCGAACTCGGAGACCCGCGTGTGCAGCAGGCCATCCGCCAGCAGCTTCACGACTCGCGCTCGCAGCTGCTGAAGAGCGCTTACTTTGAAATGCTCCGCGACCAGTCGAAGGTGCAGAACTTCTACGCCGAGCAGGTCTTCAAGGACACAGCCAAGTAA
- a CDS encoding cation:proton antiporter domain-containing protein, producing the protein MAVILVVTMLFGKLANRFGQSRVIGEIIGGIVLGPSVLGHLFPGLAAALFPAVSLHALEILSNIGLVLYLFLVGLELDTKHLRQQKGVAFATSLTSILMPFLAAVLLAHPLKTRFAPPTVHRWPFILFLGIAMSITAFPVLARILDERKLTTTPLGTTAILCAAFDDVVAWMLLAVTLTLMNTKQTGTPLWVRFASLIAYLVFMFAIVRPLCGWIVKRMKKRELTYEIFVLAIACLLLSSALTDWAGVHPLFGAFVAGVCFPRLKEWQTATREKIEMLTSALLLPLFFAITGLKTRLDLLNSWNTWSWALLILAAAIGGKIGGAVLAARWSGEDWRSSLGLGALLNTRGLVELVVLNIAYNAGAFSPTLFTMLVLMALITTMCTTPLLNLLHIGVRHGSSEAAVEADSVAGAPA; encoded by the coding sequence ATGGCTGTGATCCTGGTCGTTACGATGTTGTTCGGCAAGCTAGCGAACCGCTTTGGCCAGTCACGCGTAATCGGAGAGATCATCGGCGGCATTGTGCTGGGACCGTCGGTGCTGGGACATCTATTTCCCGGGCTGGCAGCGGCGTTGTTCCCCGCAGTCTCGCTTCATGCGTTGGAGATCCTCTCGAACATCGGGCTGGTGCTCTATCTCTTCCTGGTCGGGCTTGAGCTGGACACGAAGCATCTTCGTCAGCAGAAGGGCGTAGCCTTTGCGACGAGCCTCACGAGCATCCTGATGCCGTTCCTGGCGGCGGTATTGTTGGCGCATCCGCTGAAGACGCGCTTTGCGCCGCCGACGGTGCATCGCTGGCCGTTCATCCTTTTCCTCGGCATCGCCATGAGCATCACCGCGTTCCCGGTGCTGGCGCGCATTCTCGACGAACGCAAGCTGACGACGACGCCGCTGGGCACGACGGCGATTCTCTGCGCCGCGTTCGACGATGTGGTGGCGTGGATGCTGCTCGCCGTCACGCTGACACTGATGAACACCAAGCAGACGGGAACCCCGCTGTGGGTGCGGTTTGCGAGCCTCATCGCGTATCTCGTCTTCATGTTTGCGATCGTGCGGCCGCTCTGTGGCTGGATCGTGAAGCGCATGAAGAAGCGCGAGCTGACGTATGAAATCTTCGTGCTGGCGATTGCCTGCCTGCTGCTCTCTTCTGCGCTGACGGACTGGGCCGGCGTGCATCCGCTCTTCGGTGCTTTCGTCGCAGGTGTCTGCTTCCCGCGCCTGAAGGAGTGGCAGACGGCGACGCGCGAGAAGATCGAGATGCTCACTTCCGCGCTGCTGCTGCCGCTGTTCTTCGCCATCACGGGCCTGAAGACGCGACTCGATCTGCTGAACTCGTGGAACACCTGGTCGTGGGCGTTGCTGATTCTTGCAGCGGCGATCGGCGGCAAGATCGGCGGCGCGGTGCTGGCCGCACGCTGGTCCGGCGAGGACTGGCGCAGCTCGCTGGGTCTGGGCGCGCTGCTGAACACGCGCGGCCTGGTGGAGTTGGTTGTGCTCAACATCGCCTACAACGCAGGCGCGTTTTCGCCGACGCTGTTCACCATGCTGGTGCTGATGGCGCTGATCACCACGATGTGCACGACGCCTCTTCTGAACCTGCTGCACATCGGCGTTCGTCACGGCAGCAGCGAAGCTGCTGTCGAGGCGGACTCTGTGGCTGGCGCGCCTGCATAA
- a CDS encoding c-type cytochrome: MISARIFSAALGATLLFATTGCKSTPPPKPIEQLTTEEAHGYAVFQAHCAQCHRDRTDGKLVGPPLLGVTKKQYLPSGAPANDERMSATILHGRGMMPAQPLDDQELADVLKYLHTL, translated from the coding sequence ATGATTTCTGCACGCATTTTCTCTGCCGCGCTTGGCGCGACGCTGCTCTTCGCTACCACCGGCTGCAAGAGCACCCCGCCGCCCAAGCCCATCGAGCAGCTTACGACCGAAGAAGCCCACGGCTACGCGGTCTTCCAGGCGCACTGCGCGCAATGCCACCGCGATCGCACCGACGGCAAGCTCGTCGGCCCGCCGCTGCTCGGCGTGACGAAGAAGCAGTACCTGCCTTCGGGCGCGCCCGCCAACGACGAACGCATGTCCGCGACGATCCTCCACGGCCGCGGCATGATGCCCGCACAGCCGCTCGACGATCAAGAGCTCGCCGACGTGCTCAAGTACCTGCACACGCTCTAA
- the lipA gene encoding lipoyl synthase, with product MSLVTSELVQIDLSPRKPTPKPEWLKARAPMGETFHSLKKLARELNLHTVCESAHCPNIGECWNHKTATFMMLGNLCTRRCGFCAVPKGRPEPIDHSEPERVAYAVAALGLKHAVITSVNRDDDNIGAATAFVNVINEIRRQAPGCQVEVLTPDFQGVDEARRLVVNARPEILNHNIETVPRLYRVAKSGGRYEKSLNFLDMAKKESSEHPEGPIVTKTGIIVGMGEEMHELLAVFRDLADRKVDILTVGQYLRPSRDHLPMARFYTPDEFAFLKHEALGMGFRHVESGPLVRSSYHAHEQAQSTGLA from the coding sequence ATGTCGCTGGTTACCTCCGAACTCGTGCAGATCGACCTCTCGCCGCGTAAGCCTACGCCAAAGCCTGAGTGGTTGAAGGCCCGCGCCCCCATGGGCGAGACCTTTCACTCGCTGAAGAAGCTGGCCCGCGAGCTGAATCTGCACACCGTTTGCGAGAGCGCCCACTGCCCCAACATCGGCGAGTGCTGGAACCACAAGACCGCGACCTTCATGATGCTCGGCAACCTCTGCACGCGCCGCTGCGGCTTCTGCGCGGTGCCCAAGGGCCGCCCCGAACCGATCGACCACAGCGAGCCGGAGCGCGTTGCCTACGCCGTCGCTGCTCTCGGCCTGAAGCACGCCGTCATCACCAGTGTGAACCGCGACGATGACAACATCGGCGCTGCGACGGCGTTCGTCAATGTCATCAACGAGATTCGCCGCCAGGCACCCGGTTGCCAGGTGGAAGTGCTCACGCCCGACTTCCAGGGCGTGGACGAAGCGCGCCGCCTCGTCGTCAACGCGCGCCCCGAGATCCTGAACCACAACATCGAGACCGTGCCGCGCCTCTATCGCGTCGCCAAATCCGGCGGCCGCTACGAGAAGTCGCTGAACTTCCTCGATATGGCGAAGAAGGAATCGAGCGAACACCCCGAAGGCCCGATCGTCACCAAGACCGGCATCATCGTCGGCATGGGCGAAGAGATGCACGAGCTGCTTGCGGTCTTCCGCGACCTCGCTGACCGCAAGGTCGACATCCTCACCGTCGGCCAGTATCTGCGCCCCTCGCGCGACCACCTGCCGATGGCGCGCTTCTACACGCCAGACGAGTTCGCATTCCTCAAGCATGAGGCGCTCGGTATGGGCTTCCGCCACGTCGAGTCCGGCCCGCTCGTGCGCTCCAGCTACCATGCACACGAGCAGGCACAGTCCACCGGACTGGCGTAG
- a CDS encoding gamma-glutamylcyclotransferase family protein, with amino-acid sequence MLDLIFVYGTLHPDRAPAEMRDIVEQLVPAGRATLRARIYRFQHYPALILDAKAEAVEGALFRVPNDALFAALDEYEGFMPDAHDNSLFIRKQVTVLLTSGQPEQAWVYEYAQAV; translated from the coding sequence ATGCTTGACCTGATCTTCGTCTACGGCACACTGCACCCCGACCGCGCTCCCGCAGAGATGCGAGACATTGTCGAGCAACTCGTTCCAGCAGGCAGGGCCACGCTACGAGCAAGGATTTACCGCTTCCAACACTACCCCGCGCTCATTCTCGACGCGAAAGCTGAAGCGGTGGAAGGCGCGCTCTTCCGAGTTCCCAACGATGCGCTCTTCGCTGCGCTCGACGAGTACGAAGGCTTCATGCCTGACGCGCATGACAACAGCCTCTTCATTCGTAAGCAGGTCACCGTGCTGCTCACCAGCGGCCAACCCGAACAAGCCTGGGTCTACGAGTACGCGCAGGCGGTCTAG
- a CDS encoding RNA-binding S4 domain-containing protein has translation MARIDKWLWAARFFKTRALAAKACELSRVRSNGALAKAAREVRVGDRLNVTTEGGLFEVEVLVLSEVRGPASVAQTLYREFDESKEARLKLAAEKKAFAQFEELPVEKPTGRDRRMLSRLRGRG, from the coding sequence ATGGCAAGGATCGACAAATGGCTGTGGGCGGCGCGGTTTTTCAAAACGCGTGCGCTCGCAGCCAAAGCTTGTGAGTTGAGCCGCGTGCGCTCGAATGGCGCGCTGGCAAAGGCCGCGCGCGAGGTGCGTGTCGGCGATCGGTTGAACGTGACGACCGAAGGCGGACTGTTCGAGGTCGAGGTGCTCGTGCTGAGTGAAGTGCGCGGTCCGGCGTCGGTAGCCCAGACACTCTATCGTGAGTTTGACGAAAGCAAGGAGGCGCGCCTGAAACTCGCTGCAGAGAAGAAGGCCTTCGCGCAGTTCGAGGAGCTTCCGGTGGAGAAGCCGACGGGGCGCGATCGTCGCATGTTGAGCCGCCTGCGGGGGCGTGGCTAG
- a CDS encoding SDR family oxidoreductase gives MPSNLYTLQDPTKQYPTPKFQKQPQRVPGLDKKLKPLADHGEESYHGSGRLKGRKALVTGGDSGIGRAVAIAFAREGADVVINYLPSEEADAKEVIALIKAAGRKAYAMPGDLRKEKFARDLVKKAAKKLGGLDIYAAVAGHQHAVEKIADLKTKQIEETFETNVYALIWTTQEALKLMPKGGSIITTASIQATHPSPSLLDYAPTKAAILAFTRALARQVAPDGIRVNCVAPGPVWTPLQVTGGQPQKKIPEFGAETPMGRAGQPVEMSPLYVLLASQESSYVTGEVYGATGGLEVG, from the coding sequence GTGCCGAGCAATTTGTACACACTTCAGGACCCCACCAAGCAGTACCCCACACCGAAGTTTCAGAAGCAGCCGCAGCGCGTGCCAGGGCTCGACAAGAAGTTGAAGCCGCTTGCCGACCACGGCGAGGAAAGCTATCACGGCTCCGGTCGACTGAAGGGCCGCAAGGCGCTCGTGACCGGCGGCGACAGCGGCATCGGTCGCGCAGTGGCGATTGCGTTCGCGCGCGAGGGCGCAGATGTGGTCATCAACTATCTGCCCAGCGAAGAGGCGGATGCGAAGGAAGTGATCGCGCTCATCAAGGCAGCGGGCCGCAAGGCGTATGCGATGCCCGGCGATCTGCGCAAAGAGAAGTTTGCGCGCGATCTCGTGAAGAAGGCGGCGAAGAAGCTCGGTGGACTCGATATCTACGCTGCGGTCGCGGGCCATCAACATGCCGTGGAGAAGATCGCGGACCTGAAGACGAAGCAGATCGAAGAGACCTTTGAAACGAATGTCTATGCGCTGATCTGGACGACGCAGGAAGCGCTGAAGCTGATGCCGAAGGGTGGTTCGATCATCACCACGGCTTCGATTCAGGCGACGCATCCGTCGCCGTCACTGCTGGATTACGCGCCGACGAAGGCTGCGATTCTCGCGTTCACGCGTGCGCTGGCGCGGCAGGTGGCGCCGGATGGGATTCGCGTGAACTGCGTGGCTCCCGGCCCGGTGTGGACGCCGCTGCAGGTGACCGGCGGGCAGCCACAGAAGAAGATTCCGGAGTTTGGTGCGGAGACGCCGATGGGCCGCGCAGGCCAGCCGGTAGAGATGTCTCCTCTGTACGTGCTGCTCGCTTCGCAGGAGTCGAGCTATGTGACCGGTGAGGTCTACGGCGCGACAGGTGGGCTGGAAGTCGGTTGA